The proteins below are encoded in one region of Scomber japonicus isolate fScoJap1 chromosome 2, fScoJap1.pri, whole genome shotgun sequence:
- the si:dkey-237i9.1 gene encoding SEC14-like protein 1: MVQKYQSPVRVYKHPFELVMAAYERRFPTCHLIPMFVASDVVEEETSEDGSTHRVERRCALDVDAPRLLKRIAGVDYVYFIQKNTLNRKERTLHIESHNETFSNRVIIHEICCYSVHPENEDWTCFEQTASLDIKSFFGFESTVEKIAMKQYASSIKKGKEIIEFYLKELEDEGITQVPRWTSSSSSLSLPPPRPTSLSASPPVLPKLAVTPAISIPLPADAKDSDSQDAKQDSSALQGDNLTEILAGTPDDKLDADYIKRYLGDLTPLQESCLIRLRKWLQETHKGKIPKDEHILRFLRARDFNMDKAREILCQSLTWRKQHQVDYLLETWSSPQVLQDYYTGGWHHHDRDGRPLYILRLGQMDTKGLVRALGEESLLRHVLSINEEGLRRCEENTKVFGRPISCWTCLVDLEGLNMRHLWRPGVKALLRIIEVVEANYPETLGRLLILRAPRVFPVLWTLVSPFIDENTRKKFLIYAGNDYQGPGGLVDYIDKEIIPDFLGGECMCEVPEGGLVPKSMYRTAEELENEDVRLWTETIYQSASIFKGAPHELLIEIIDASSVITWDFDVCKGDVVFNIYHSKRAPQPPRKDALGAHGITSPGGNNVQLIDKSWTLGQDYSMVESPLTCKEGESVQGSHITRWPGFYILQWKFHNMTACSATNMPRVDDVLATLQVSSHKCKVMYYTEVLGSEDFRGSMTSLESSHSGFSQLSAATTSSQSSSMISR, translated from the exons ATGGTGCAGAAGTACCAGTCACCTGTGCGGGTGTACAAACATCCCTTCGAGCTGGTGATGGCG gCTTACGAGCGCCGCTTCCCCACCTGTCACCTCATCCCCATGTTCGTGGCCAGCGACGTGGTGGAAGAGGAAACGAGCGAGGACGGATCCACCCACAGGGTCGAGCGCCGCTGTGCACTGGACGTGGACGCCCCGCGCCTCCTCAAGAGG ATTGCAGGCGTGGACTATGTGTACTTCATCCAGAAGAACACACTTAACAGAAAAGAGAGGACGCTCCATATCGAGTCCCATAATGAGACCTTCTCCAACAGGGTCATCATCCATGAGATCTGCTGCTATTCG GTCCACCCGGAGAATGAGGACTGGACGTGTTTTGAGCAGACCGCCAGCCTGGACATCAAGTCTTTCTTTGGCTTTGAGAGCACAGTGGAAAAAATTGCAATGAAGCAGTATGCCAGCAGTATCAAAAAG GGAAAAGAAATCATAGAGTTCTACCTGAAGGAGCTCGAAGATGAGGGGATCACACAAGTGCCCCGCTggacttcttcctcctcctccctctccctgccTCCCCCCAGGCCGACCAGCCTCTCCGCCAGCCCACCTGTCCTCCCTAAACTCGCGGTCACGCCCGCCATTTCCATCCCGCTACCCGCCGACGCCAAGGACAGCGACTCTCAGGACGCCAAGCAGGACAGCAGTGCACTTCAAGGGGACAACCTGACTGAGATCCTGGCTGGAACACCTGACG ATAAGCTGGATGCAGATTATATCAAACGTTACCTTGGCGACCTGACCCCCCTGCAGGAGAGCTGTCTCATCAGACTTCGCAAATGGCTGCAGGAGACACACAAGGGAAAG ATCCCCAAGGACGAGCACATCCTGCGTTTCCTGCGAGCCAGGGACTTCAACATGGACAAGGCCCGGGAGATTCTGTGCCAGTCCCTGACCTGGAGGAAGCAGCACCAGGTGGACTACCTGCTGGAAACCTGGAGCTCACCACAAGTCCTCCAGGATTACTACACCGGGGGCTGGCACCACCATGACAGAG ATGGTCGTCCTTTGTACATACTGAGGCTGGGCCAGATGGACACCAAAGGACTGGTCCGCGCTCTCGGAGAGGAGTCTCTGCTCAGACAT GTGCTGTCAATCAACGAGGAGGGTCTGAGACGCTGTGAAGAGAACACCAAGGTGTTTGGGCGACCCATCAG CTGTTGGACTTGTCTGGTAGATCTGGAGGGTCTGAACATGCGTCACCTGTGGCGGCCAGGAGTCAAAGCCCTGCTGAGGATCATTGAGGTTGTGGAAGCCAACTATCCAGAGACTCTGGGACGCCTGCTTATCTTGAGAGCTCCCAGAGTTTTCCCGGTCCTGTGGACACTG GTGAGTCCATTCATCGATGAAAACACCCGCAAGAAGTTCCTGATCTATGCAGGCAATGACTACCAAGGTCCCGGAGGTCTGGTGGACTACATAGACAAGGAGATCATCCCTGACTTCCTGGGAGGAGAGTGTATG TGTGAGGTACCAGAGGGCGGCCTTGTTCCCAAGTCTATGTACCGCACGGCGGAAGAGCTCGAGAACGAGGATGTCCGCCTGTGGACCGAGACCATCTACCAAAGCGCCAGCATCTTCAAAGGAGCTCCACATGAG CTTCTGATTGAGATCATCGACGCGTCCTCCGTCATCACCTGGGACTTCGACGTCTGCAAAGGCGACGTGGTTTTCAACATTTACCACTCCAAGCGGGCCCCTCAGCCACCACGCAAGGACGCCCTGGGAGCCCACGGCATCACCTCCCCGGGAGGCAACAACGTCCAGCTCATCGACAAATCCTGGACGCTGGGTCAAGATTACAGCATGGTAGAGTCCCCGCTCACCTgcaaggagggagagagtgtgCAG GGCTCCCATATTACACGATGGCCAGGTTTCTACATCCTCCAGTGGAAGTTCCACAACATGACAGCCTGCTCGGCCACCAACATGCCACGAGTGGACGATGTGCTGGCCACCCTGCAGGTGTCCTCACACAAATGTAAAGTCATGTACTACACCGAGGTGTTGGGCTCTGAGGACTTCAG GGGTTCGATGACCAGCCTGGAGTCGAGCCACAGCGGCTTCTCGCAGCTCAGCGCCGCCACCACCTCATCACAGTCCAGCTCCATGATCTCCAGGTAG